A region of Paenimyroides aestuarii DNA encodes the following proteins:
- a CDS encoding enoyl-CoA hydratase/isomerase family protein, with product MEQSAYVTTTIKDQIAVVEFFHPASNSFPSSQLAELANTLNNLNNQQHIAVIVLKSAGEKAFCAGASFDELLQVNNLEQGEQFFSGFANVINAMRKSNKIIVGRIQGKTVGGGVGLAAACDYTFATKNASIKLSELAIGIGPFVIEPAVSRKIGKPALAEMTLDAQNWKTANWAFDNKLFTELFDDAAQMDKALEQFTTRLSSYNPEALYEMKKVLWEGTENWDTLLKERAAISGKLVLSDFTVNALHAFKGK from the coding sequence ATGGAACAATCAGCATACGTTACAACTACAATTAAAGACCAAATTGCTGTGGTGGAATTCTTTCATCCGGCAAGTAATTCCTTTCCAAGCTCTCAATTGGCAGAACTTGCAAACACGTTAAACAACTTGAATAACCAGCAGCATATTGCGGTTATTGTACTAAAAAGTGCAGGCGAAAAAGCATTTTGTGCAGGTGCATCGTTTGATGAATTGTTGCAAGTGAATAATCTGGAACAAGGCGAACAATTTTTTAGCGGGTTTGCCAATGTGATAAACGCCATGCGAAAATCAAACAAAATTATTGTGGGACGCATTCAAGGAAAAACTGTGGGTGGTGGCGTTGGTTTGGCAGCAGCCTGCGATTATACATTTGCTACCAAAAACGCTTCGATTAAATTATCAGAACTGGCAATTGGTATTGGTCCGTTTGTGATTGAACCTGCCGTGAGCCGCAAAATTGGAAAACCTGCTTTAGCCGAAATGACTTTAGACGCCCAAAATTGGAAAACTGCCAATTGGGCTTTTGACAATAAATTATTCACAGAATTGTTTGACGATGCCGCACAAATGGATAAAGCCTTGGAACAATTCACTACCCGTTTAAGCAGTTACAATCCGGAAGCTTTATATGAAATGAAAAAAGTTTTATGGGAAGGAACCGAAAATTGGGATACACTTTTAAAAGAACGCGCTGCGATTTCGGGCAAATTGGTTTTATCTGATTTTACTGTGAATGCATTGCATGCTTTTAAAGGAAAATAA
- a CDS encoding thymidine kinase — protein sequence MFLENPVNHKEQFGWIEVICGSMFSGKTEELIRRLRRAQFAKQRVEIFKPAVDTRYDDELVVSHQGNEIRSTPVPAAANIRILADGCDVIGIDEAQFFDDEIVTVCNDLANAGIRVIVAGLDMDFKGQPFGPMPALMATAEYVTKVHAVCTRTGNLANYSFRKAANDNLVMLGETNEYEPLSRAAYYKAMRENQ from the coding sequence ATGTTTCTTGAAAATCCTGTAAATCATAAAGAACAATTTGGATGGATCGAAGTGATCTGTGGGTCTATGTTTTCGGGAAAAACCGAAGAATTGATTCGTAGATTGCGTAGGGCACAATTTGCCAAACAGCGTGTAGAAATTTTCAAACCTGCTGTAGACACGCGCTATGACGACGAATTGGTGGTTTCGCACCAGGGAAACGAAATTAGATCTACTCCCGTTCCTGCTGCTGCAAACATCCGTATTTTGGCCGATGGTTGTGATGTGATTGGGATTGATGAAGCGCAGTTTTTTGACGATGAAATCGTAACGGTTTGCAATGATTTAGCAAATGCGGGAATCCGAGTGATTGTTGCAGGGTTGGATATGGATTTTAAAGGACAACCTTTTGGCCCCATGCCTGCTTTAATGGCAACTGCCGAGTACGTGACTAAAGTTCATGCGGTTTGCACACGCACCGGAAATTTAGCAAATTATAGTTTTAGAAAAGCAGCCAACGATAATTTGGTTATGCTGGGCGAAACCAATGAATACGAGCCTTTAAGTCGTGCCGCTTATTATAAGGCGATGCGGGAAAATCAGTAG
- the pheS gene encoding phenylalanine--tRNA ligase subunit alpha: MIDKIKELIGEAEAFTTTDKDALEAFRIKFISKKGLINEIFAEFKNVPNEQKKAFGQAINTLKNAVENKIKTIQDALESKEDAIGIYGDLTRPGTPVQIGARHPISLVKNQVIDVFSNIGFNVSEGPEIEDDWHNFEALNFPEHHPARDMQDTFFVQMNPDYLLRTHTSSVQVRYMENNQPPIRTISPGRVFRNEAISSRSHCIFHQVEGLYIDKDVSFADLKQTLLYFTKEMFGKSKIRLRPSYFPFTEPSAEVDVYWGLKTETDYRITKGTGWLEIMGCGMVDPNVLKASNINPEEYSGFAFGMGLERMAMLLYQIGDIRMYFENDVRFLEQFKASF; the protein is encoded by the coding sequence ATGATAGATAAAATTAAAGAACTGATTGGCGAAGCAGAAGCTTTTACCACTACTGATAAAGATGCTTTAGAAGCTTTTAGAATTAAGTTTATTTCTAAAAAAGGCTTGATTAATGAGATTTTTGCCGAGTTTAAAAATGTTCCAAACGAGCAAAAGAAAGCATTTGGACAGGCAATAAACACCTTAAAAAATGCCGTAGAAAACAAAATTAAAACCATACAAGATGCATTGGAATCTAAAGAAGATGCAATTGGGATTTATGGCGATTTAACTCGTCCGGGAACACCCGTGCAAATTGGTGCGCGCCACCCCATATCGTTGGTAAAAAATCAGGTGATTGATGTCTTCTCGAACATTGGTTTTAACGTTTCCGAAGGTCCAGAAATAGAAGACGATTGGCACAACTTTGAAGCCTTGAATTTCCCTGAACACCATCCTGCCCGCGACATGCAAGATACCTTTTTCGTGCAAATGAATCCTGATTATTTGTTGCGCACGCACACCTCATCGGTTCAAGTGCGCTATATGGAAAACAACCAACCGCCTATTAGAACCATTTCGCCCGGGCGCGTTTTCCGTAACGAAGCCATTTCGTCGCGTTCGCACTGTATTTTTCATCAGGTAGAAGGATTGTATATAGACAAAGATGTATCGTTTGCCGATTTAAAACAAACACTATTGTATTTCACAAAAGAAATGTTTGGCAAATCGAAAATTCGTTTGCGCCCTTCGTATTTTCCATTTACAGAACCAAGCGCCGAAGTAGATGTTTATTGGGGCTTGAAAACCGAAACCGATTACCGCATTACCAAAGGAACAGGTTGGCTGGAAATTATGGGTTGCGGAATGGTGGATCCCAACGTATTAAAAGCCTCGAACATTAATCCAGAGGAATATTCAGGTTTTGCTTTTGGTATGGGATTAGAGCGCATGGCAATGCTTTTGTATCAAATTGGCGATATTAGAATGTATTTTGAAAATGATGTGCGCTTTTTAGAACAATTTAAGGCAAGTTTTTAG
- a CDS encoding bifunctional riboflavin kinase/FAD synthetase — protein sequence MNVFHSAQSFKSSQKTIVTLGTFDGMHIGHQAILNKLKLQKKANGYQTLVLTFFPHPRMVLKTDHQISLLNTIEERIKLIDHFGIDYLVVQEFTQDFANLSAEEFVKTILVDQFNIGKIIIGYDHRFGKNRSANIHDLIEFGKKYHFDVEQISAEELNDVSISSTKIRNALKVGDVALAKNYLGYPYMLSGKVVSGKQLGRTIGYPTANIQIAEDYKLIPAIGVYVVGVTVKGKDYFGMLSIGTNPTVGGIEKTIEVYIFDFNDMIYEEEITVRFLTKIREEIHFSSVDVLIEALKNDEIFSRNFLSTME from the coding sequence ATGAATGTTTTTCATTCGGCACAATCTTTTAAATCTTCCCAAAAAACCATTGTAACGCTTGGTACTTTTGATGGTATGCACATTGGGCATCAGGCTATTTTGAACAAATTAAAATTGCAAAAAAAAGCAAATGGTTACCAAACTTTGGTGCTTACATTTTTTCCACATCCGCGAATGGTTTTAAAAACCGATCACCAAATATCGTTGTTGAATACCATTGAGGAACGCATCAAACTGATTGATCATTTTGGAATTGATTATTTGGTGGTACAAGAATTTACCCAAGATTTTGCCAATTTATCGGCCGAAGAATTTGTGAAAACCATTTTGGTAGATCAGTTCAATATCGGAAAAATCATTATTGGATACGACCACCGTTTTGGAAAAAACCGTTCTGCCAATATTCACGATTTAATAGAATTTGGAAAAAAATACCATTTTGATGTGGAACAAATTTCTGCCGAAGAGTTAAACGATGTTTCCATAAGTTCCACCAAAATTCGCAATGCACTAAAAGTGGGCGATGTTGCTTTGGCAAAAAACTATTTGGGCTATCCGTATATGCTTTCGGGCAAAGTGGTTTCGGGCAAGCAATTGGGAAGAACCATTGGCTATCCCACAGCTAATATACAGATTGCTGAAGATTACAAACTCATTCCCGCAATTGGCGTTTATGTGGTGGGCGTTACTGTTAAAGGTAAAGATTATTTCGGAATGTTAAGTATAGGCACAAACCCCACAGTGGGCGGAATTGAGAAAACAATCGAAGTGTATATTTTTGATTTTAATGATATGATTTATGAAGAGGAAATAACCGTACGTTTTTTAACTAAAATTCGAGAAGAAATCCATTTTTCTTCGGTTGATGTATTGATAGAAGCATTAAAAAACGACGAGATTTTTTCTAGAAACTTCCTTTCAACAATGGAATAA
- a CDS encoding RDD family protein has product MNTTDIVQKSKASKGLRFANYLIDFIAVIIVSFIVGALIGILSVLFNFDISFLDNELISRLFGIIIFLFYYVCVETLTKGRSIGKYITGTKVVTVDGEQPANSVFIKRSFCRLIPFEAFSFLGENGWHDSIPKSAVVVKKDFEQDLYLHQSVNAIGTSVD; this is encoded by the coding sequence ATGAATACAACAGATATTGTTCAGAAAAGCAAAGCAAGCAAAGGGTTGCGTTTTGCCAATTATTTAATTGATTTTATTGCAGTTATTATTGTAAGTTTTATTGTAGGTGCCCTTATTGGAATATTATCAGTGTTATTTAATTTTGACATCTCCTTTTTGGACAATGAACTAATAAGTAGGCTGTTTGGTATAATTATTTTTCTGTTTTATTATGTTTGTGTTGAAACATTAACCAAAGGCAGATCCATAGGAAAATATATTACAGGAACCAAAGTAGTTACCGTAGACGGAGAACAACCCGCAAATAGTGTTTTTATAAAAAGAAGTTTTTGCAGACTTATTCCTTTTGAAGCATTTAGTTTTTTAGGCGAAAATGGTTGGCACGATAGCATTCCTAAGAGTGCTGTTGTAGTAAAAAAAGATTTTGAACAAGATTTGTACCTGCATCAATCGGTGAATGCTATTGGAACGTCTGTTGATTAA
- a CDS encoding OsmC family protein, producing MSSHKITTTWKGNMQFESTNPGGSLMIDAAEEVGGTNNGLRPKALMLSALAGCSGLDVASLIKKMRLEVTDFNIETQGFLTDTEPQVYNKVMVTYHFYGSNLNEEKLNRAVQLSVEKYCGVMHMFRSFADVKIETVFHKI from the coding sequence ATGAGTAGCCATAAAATCACCACCACTTGGAAAGGAAATATGCAATTTGAATCGACCAATCCGGGCGGTTCGTTAATGATTGATGCAGCAGAAGAAGTGGGCGGAACAAACAACGGATTACGGCCAAAAGCGTTAATGCTATCGGCTTTAGCCGGCTGTTCGGGCTTGGATGTTGCATCGCTGATTAAAAAAATGCGATTAGAAGTCACCGATTTCAACATTGAAACCCAAGGTTTTTTAACCGATACCGAACCACAGGTTTATAACAAAGTTATGGTTACCTATCATTTCTATGGAAGCAATTTAAACGAAGAAAAACTAAACCGCGCTGTTCAACTTTCAGTGGAAAAATATTGCGGCGTTATGCACATGTTCCGCAGTTTTGCCGATGTGAAAATTGAAACGGTTTTTCATAAGATTTAA
- a CDS encoding transposase — protein MLLKVMLYAYMTDIYSSRKIKLAIRENINFMWLTGMTIVDHNTIN, from the coding sequence ATGCTCTTAAAAGTAATGTTGTACGCCTACATGACCGATATTTATTCTTCCCGAAAAATAAAATTAGCTATCAGAGAGAACATCAACTTTATGTGGCTAACGGGAATGACTATCGTTGATCACAATACCATTAACTGA
- the rsmI gene encoding 16S rRNA (cytidine(1402)-2'-O)-methyltransferase has translation MSKLYIVPTPIGNLEDMTFRAIKVLKEVDLILAEDTRTSSKLLKHFEIATHMQSHHMHNEHQTVEHTVQKLKNGQTIALISDAGTPAISDPGFLLTRACVENDIPVECLPGATAFVPALVNSGLPNDKFVFEGFLPDKKGRQTRYLALAEETRTMILYVSPHKLLKTLTEFETYFGKERQVSVSRELSKLHEETIRGSVEEVLQHFETKPPKGEIVVIVAGKQKEKKNKNE, from the coding sequence ATGAGTAAATTATACATTGTGCCAACGCCCATTGGCAACTTAGAAGACATGACTTTTAGAGCCATCAAGGTCTTAAAAGAAGTCGATTTAATTTTAGCAGAAGACACACGCACCAGTAGTAAATTGTTGAAACATTTTGAAATTGCTACACATATGCAAAGCCACCACATGCACAACGAGCACCAAACAGTGGAACATACAGTGCAAAAATTAAAAAACGGACAAACCATTGCCTTGATTTCTGATGCGGGAACGCCTGCTATTTCAGACCCCGGATTTTTATTAACGCGTGCTTGTGTAGAAAACGATATACCTGTGGAATGTTTACCGGGTGCCACGGCGTTTGTACCGGCATTGGTAAACAGTGGTTTGCCAAACGATAAATTTGTTTTCGAAGGATTTTTGCCTGATAAAAAAGGACGACAAACACGCTATTTGGCATTGGCAGAAGAAACCCGAACCATGATTCTGTATGTATCTCCGCATAAACTGCTAAAAACATTAACAGAGTTTGAAACCTATTTTGGGAAAGAACGCCAAGTTTCGGTATCGCGCGAATTATCAAAACTGCACGAAGAAACCATACGCGGGTCGGTAGAAGAAGTGTTGCAACATTTTGAAACCAAACCACCAAAAGGCGAAATAGTTGTAATTGTAGCAGGAAAGCAAAAAGAAAAAAAGAATAAAAATGAGTAG
- a CDS encoding PadR family transcriptional regulator, which translates to MKKQQQLYKGSLNTIIMKLLEQNGKMYGYEITQKVKEITQGEMNITEGALYPALHKMEADGFLDVEMDRVDGRVRKYYKLTESGVRETVSRMEELENFIRNMQNIVTSPHLKLDY; encoded by the coding sequence ATGAAAAAGCAACAACAATTGTACAAAGGAAGTTTAAACACCATTATTATGAAACTTCTAGAGCAAAATGGAAAGATGTATGGTTACGAAATCACTCAAAAGGTGAAAGAAATCACCCAAGGTGAAATGAATATCACCGAAGGCGCTTTATATCCGGCATTGCACAAGATGGAGGCAGATGGTTTTTTAGATGTAGAAATGGATCGTGTAGATGGTCGGGTTCGTAAATACTATAAGCTTACCGAAAGTGGGGTAAGAGAAACCGTTTCGCGTATGGAAGAGTTAGAGAATTTTATTCGAAACATGCAAAATATTGTAACAAGTCCCCATTTAAAATTAGATTATTAA
- a CDS encoding UDP-2,3-diacylglucosamine diphosphatase — translation MITLEIPKDKKVYFTSDHHFGAPTREKSLPREALFLKWLNAIEKDAGALFIVGDLFDFWFEYKKVVPKGFVRILGKLAQMRDSGLPIYFFVGNHDLWMEDYFEEELDIPVFHEPKVFKIFNKTVFIGHGDGLGPGDKGYKRMKKVFTNRFSKWLFRWLHPDVGVRLAEYLSVKNKLISGDDDAKYLGEDNEWLILYANKKVNEQFADYFIFGHRHLPMTLPLKNNPNALYINLGDWIQYFTFGVLTASGFELRAFSKEDLSEVFVPKSNHDA, via the coding sequence ATGATTACACTCGAAATTCCTAAAGATAAAAAAGTATATTTTACGTCTGATCATCATTTCGGAGCGCCCACTCGTGAAAAAAGCCTTCCGCGCGAAGCCTTGTTTTTAAAGTGGTTAAACGCTATCGAGAAAGATGCAGGTGCATTGTTTATCGTGGGCGATTTGTTCGATTTTTGGTTTGAATATAAAAAGGTAGTTCCCAAAGGATTCGTACGAATTTTAGGAAAATTGGCACAGATGCGCGACAGCGGTTTGCCCATTTATTTTTTTGTAGGAAACCATGATTTATGGATGGAAGACTATTTTGAAGAAGAACTGGATATTCCTGTTTTTCATGAACCTAAAGTGTTTAAAATATTCAACAAAACTGTTTTTATTGGTCATGGCGATGGTTTGGGTCCGGGTGATAAAGGTTACAAACGCATGAAAAAAGTGTTTACCAACCGGTTTTCAAAATGGTTGTTTCGTTGGTTGCATCCTGATGTTGGAGTGCGTTTGGCGGAATATCTATCGGTGAAAAACAAACTGATTTCAGGGGATGACGATGCTAAATATTTAGGCGAAGATAACGAATGGCTCATTTTATACGCCAACAAAAAGGTGAACGAACAATTTGCCGATTACTTTATTTTTGGTCACCGCCATTTACCCATGACACTTCCCTTGAAAAACAATCCAAATGCCTTATACATCAATTTAGGCGATTGGATTCAGTACTTTACTTTTGGTGTTTTAACCGCTTCAGGTTTTGAACTGCGTGCCTTTTCGAAGGAGGATCTTTCGGAAGTTTTCGTTCCAAAATCCAATCATGATGCTTAA
- a CDS encoding 6-pyruvoyl trahydropterin synthase family protein yields MSFIRITKQFTFETGHALYGYDGKCRNVHGHSYKLSVTVIGQPITDKNHVKYGMVIDFTDLKAIVKEEVVDQFDHATVFNQNTPHVELAKELEQRGHHVILVDYQPTSENLVIDFAERIKNRLPENIKLFSLRLQETESSYAEWFASDNS; encoded by the coding sequence ATGAGTTTTATCAGAATCACTAAACAATTTACTTTTGAAACCGGTCATGCACTTTATGGTTACGACGGGAAATGCAGAAATGTTCACGGACACAGCTACAAACTGTCGGTTACCGTTATTGGGCAACCTATTACCGATAAAAACCATGTGAAATACGGAATGGTAATCGATTTTACCGATTTAAAAGCTATTGTTAAAGAAGAAGTGGTAGATCAGTTTGATCATGCAACGGTTTTTAACCAAAACACACCTCATGTGGAACTGGCGAAAGAATTGGAACAGCGCGGCCATCATGTGATTTTGGTAGATTACCAACCTACAAGCGAAAATTTAGTGATTGATTTTGCAGAACGTATCAAAAACCGTTTGCCCGAAAATATTAAGTTATTCTCTTTGCGTTTACAAGAAACCGAAAGTTCGTATGCCGAATGGTTTGCTTCTGACAATTCGTAA
- a CDS encoding transposase, whose amino-acid sequence MGQKMHKTHESTKTTQARYTQYLSHYQAGNCQGCPLRGICFKAKGNWSIERNNNLERHKEKVRNLLLNDREHQKQSKQPMVFLFVFL is encoded by the coding sequence ATGGGACAAAAAATGCACAAAACCCACGAAAGCACAAAAACAACACAAGCCAGATACACACAGTATTTATCACACTATCAGGCTGGAAATTGTCAAGGATGTCCGCTTCGGGGCATTTGTTTTAAAGCAAAAGGAAATTGGAGCATAGAGCGAAACAACAACCTTGAAAGGCACAAAGAAAAAGTGCGAAATCTGCTTTTAAATGATCGGGAACATCAAAAACAATCGAAACAGCCAATGGTGTTTCTCTTCGTATTTCTTTAA
- a CDS encoding HTTM domain-containing protein, with protein sequence MWKKAFQKIDNSSLVVFRIFFGIIFLAEAVGALALKWVDRNFVDTTTNFTFIGFEWLLHLQNETMYVVFGLMAVASVGVMLGYKYRFSVIALTILWSLAYFGQKTSYNNHYYLMWLIGLIMCFLPANANASIDAKQNPSIKKNYMPQWIRLVFIIQVSCVYFYATIAKFYPDWLDGTVTRNMFSGMNNVPETVQILFKKTEFQLFIAYMGIAFDGLIVPALLWKRTRWFAIIASLIFHIFNSITLQIGVFPYFALSFCVFFFPPHQIRNFFFRKRPKEDYSEETTADYSTIFKYFFVPYLIIQILLPIRHWFFKDDVLWTEEAHRLSWRMMLRSRTGETYFKVIDKKNNERLAFSNTELLNQKQRSRLNAPDVIWQMAQKIKEHFKEQGKDVAVYAERSNVSINMHPSSRLIDPTVDLTTVKWSHFKHHDWILERKLPKDPPSKRHAVQNLKRLKHQK encoded by the coding sequence ATGTGGAAAAAAGCATTTCAAAAAATAGATAATTCATCGTTGGTAGTTTTCCGGATTTTTTTCGGAATCATTTTTCTGGCTGAAGCTGTTGGCGCCTTAGCATTGAAATGGGTTGATCGCAATTTTGTTGATACCACTACTAATTTCACATTTATTGGCTTTGAATGGTTGCTGCATTTGCAAAACGAAACCATGTATGTAGTTTTTGGTTTAATGGCAGTGGCCTCAGTAGGAGTGATGCTGGGTTACAAATACCGATTTTCTGTTATAGCACTGACGATTTTGTGGAGTTTGGCTTATTTCGGACAAAAAACATCTTACAACAATCACTATTATTTAATGTGGCTAATTGGTTTAATTATGTGTTTTTTACCTGCAAACGCCAATGCTTCTATCGATGCGAAACAAAATCCATCTATAAAAAAGAACTACATGCCCCAGTGGATTCGATTGGTTTTTATCATCCAAGTAAGTTGTGTGTATTTCTATGCCACCATTGCTAAGTTTTACCCAGATTGGTTAGATGGAACGGTAACGCGCAATATGTTTTCTGGAATGAACAATGTGCCCGAAACCGTGCAAATTTTATTCAAAAAAACCGAATTTCAGCTTTTTATCGCCTATATGGGTATTGCTTTTGACGGATTGATTGTACCGGCATTGCTTTGGAAACGTACCCGTTGGTTTGCAATTATCGCATCGCTGATATTTCACATATTCAATTCAATAACCTTACAAATTGGCGTGTTTCCGTATTTTGCATTGAGCTTTTGTGTGTTCTTTTTTCCGCCTCATCAAATTCGGAATTTCTTTTTTAGAAAAAGACCAAAAGAAGATTACAGCGAAGAAACAACTGCCGATTACAGCACTATTTTTAAATACTTTTTCGTTCCGTATTTAATCATTCAGATTTTATTGCCCATTCGGCACTGGTTTTTTAAAGACGATGTATTGTGGACCGAAGAAGCACATCGATTAAGCTGGCGCATGATGTTAAGATCGCGAACAGGAGAAACATACTTTAAAGTAATCGATAAAAAAAACAATGAACGCTTAGCGTTTAGCAACACAGAATTATTGAACCAAAAACAGCGTTCGCGTTTAAATGCACCCGATGTGATCTGGCAAATGGCACAGAAAATTAAAGAGCATTTTAAAGAACAAGGAAAAGATGTGGCCGTGTATGCCGAACGAAGCAATGTAAGTATCAATATGCACCCAAGTAGCCGATTGATTGATCCTACTGTTGATTTAACAACCGTAAAATGGAGCCATTTTAAGCATCATGATTGGATTTTGGAACGAAAACTTCCGAAAGATCCTCCTTCGAAAAGGCACGCAGTTCAAAACCTGAAGCGGTTAAAACACCAAAAGTAA
- a CDS encoding CvpA family protein: MIVVDLIIAVLLGYALFKGVKNGLVVSVVSFVALIAGIYLSLRFSFYVRGFLTIHTQWNPETLTVVAFMLTFIIVLVSLFFLGKALTKIAESLALGFVNKLLGAVFEGLKMLLIISVFLNVFQKINYNNLIVSEETLDTSVFYKPIEKVAQYIFPLMEQWYQLALTETMDQIKNIDTQQKK; encoded by the coding sequence ATGATTGTTGTAGATTTAATAATTGCCGTTTTATTGGGCTATGCTTTGTTTAAAGGCGTGAAAAACGGTTTGGTGGTTTCGGTAGTTTCGTTTGTGGCACTAATCGCCGGAATTTATCTGTCGTTGCGTTTTTCGTTTTATGTTCGTGGTTTTTTAACAATACACACACAATGGAACCCTGAAACGTTAACGGTGGTGGCTTTTATGCTTACTTTTATTATTGTGTTGGTGTCGCTTTTTTTCTTGGGAAAAGCATTAACCAAAATAGCTGAAAGTTTGGCATTGGGTTTTGTGAATAAGTTGCTCGGTGCTGTTTTTGAAGGATTGAAAATGCTGTTGATTATATCGGTTTTTTTGAATGTATTCCAAAAGATTAATTACAACAACCTTATTGTGTCGGAAGAAACATTAGATACATCTGTTTTTTACAAACCTATCGAAAAAGTGGCGCAATACATTTTTCCTTTAATGGAACAGTGGTATCAATTGGCGTTAACCGAAACAATGGATCAAATAAAGAATATCGACACACAACAAAAAAAGTAA